The DNA region CTTTCCTCACCGGCTTTGAGGGATACATTCTTGGCTGAGGCGCAGGCCGCGATCGAGCTGAGGAGCGCGAAGCCAACAGAAAGAAAACCGGCCGAAATCAACCTCTTCCTGGAGAGTCTCACAGTCAATCCTTGGTCCGGGCGCCGGAGAAGTCGCAGCCGAGGGCTCAAGAAGAATAAGGACCGGGCCGGGCCAGGCCACCGGGTTGATCGCCGGCCGTGCTCACTCGCCCCGATGGAATCGGGGCGAGCTGACCAGCCGGGTTCGGCGTTGCTCGCTCCCGTTTCGCCCTTCCGAGCTACGGCTTTTTCTTCTTGGTTTCTCTCTTGAATTCGGTTTGGACGGTCGCTCCCAGTTGGTCGAGGATGGCTTTGACTTCAGCGGCGTGCGAGCCGTTGGGATCCAGTTGGAGGTACTTTTGGAACGTCTCGATTGTCCCCGGCGCGGGGATCATTTTCATCATGCCGCCCTCGGTTTTCTGCTCGACCTTGCCCAGCAAGCAGATGCCGAGGAGATAGTAGGCCAAAGCGTCGTTGGCGTCAGCCGCGATCGCCTTCTGGAGCGGTTCAATCGCTTCATTCGTCTTACCCGCGTTGTAGAGGACGATGCCGGCGTTGCGCCAGTACATTCCCGCCTGGGTCGGTTCCATCTCGGCTGCCTTGCGAAATTCTTCCAGCGCTTCCGGCCCCTTGCCCGCCTTGGCGAGGGCATTGCCCAGGTTGTTGTGATAGCCAGCGATCTCGGGCCGCAGGACGAGCGCCTTCTGATAGGCATCCACCGCTTCATTGAGTTGCTTGTTGCCGGCATAAGCGTCACCCAGCCTGGCAAAGATGACATCCTGAGACGGATCCATCGTCGCCGCCAACTGCAATTCCGTGATCGCTTCGGCATAGTTTTCCTGCTGCAACGCTGCCGACCCGGCATCAAAGTGCTGCTTCAATTCGTCATATTTCTTGGCCGCCTCTTCTTGCTCCTTCTTCGCCTTGATGGCCGCAGGATTGGCGGCTACTTCTTTCTTCATGTCGAA from Candidatus Acidiferrales bacterium includes:
- a CDS encoding tetratricopeptide repeat protein, which translates into the protein MKWQGSWRTGLGLLLALMVLAGLASAQFMARLEGKCTDENGKPYVGATVEIDREDIKSHNEVKTDKRGDYLYAGLQPGKYTITLKFEGRTVFAFRGITLRPGDQQVVDFDMKKEVAANPAAIKAKKEQEEAAKKYDELKQHFDAGSAALQQENYAEAITELQLAATMDPSQDVIFARLGDAYAGNKQLNEAVDAYQKALVLRPEIAGYHNNLGNALAKAGKGPEALEEFRKAAEMEPTQAGMYWRNAGIVLYNAGKTNEAIEPLQKAIAADANDALAYYLLGICLLGKVEQKTEGGMMKMIPAPGTIETFQKYLQLDPNGSHAAEVKAILDQLGATVQTEFKRETKKKKP